Within the Rosa rugosa chromosome 2, drRosRugo1.1, whole genome shotgun sequence genome, the region CCTCCCCTGCATAGAGGTAAACATTATTCATTTTTTTGGTTTGCCAATTTGAggttttggtaaaaaaaaaaaaaaagcattaatATGAAAATATCTTACATTCAGATAAGAACAAGTTTCCTCGAAGAATATAATTAGGAGTTTTTTAGAGTAAGCTACTTCTTTGGGCCCATTGGATACCCAAGGAATACACAAATGAATGGGCTCATAGGCCCGACCATGTTTCATAACCTAGACCCTCTGTGCCATATGTATAGTCAAGGGTAACAAAAATTCAGAAGCCGCCATGGATGGAGAGAAATGGAAAGACAGTGAGAAAGGTAGGAGGTTTGAGCAAGGTAGAGGGGCTCAATAGAAACCCATAAATCCTTGGTTTAAATCAACAGCCCATCTAGTTTGCTCAAGAGTTCTCCCTTTCCCATTCCTTCTTTTGCTCATAAACAGATCAAACATATTGTCTGAGAGAACAAGATCTGAAAGTGTTGGtctgaagagaagaagagaaaagaagtgAGGGGAGAAAGAAGAGTGGCAGCAAGTTATGGAGTAGGGGTGTGGGgaaagaaacaaacaatatTCAATATTTCTTTTTTTAGAAATATTGGAAAAAATTAGATTCTTCCCCACACCACCTATTCCATTCCTTCTTGCTGCTCATCTTTTCCCCTGTCTTCTATGTGATCCAGTTTTCtgcttcaatttttttctttgttaactGTTGTATTTGTTTCTTCTTGCTTTGCCCCTGTTATTTCTGCACTTTTGTTCTGAACTTTGCTTTTGAATTTTAGATGCATCGACTTTTTCAGAATCAGAAAAATTAATAATCTTGAATTTTTAGTTAGGTTGACGCTGTTGGTTCCAAATGTTGCATGTTGGTTCTTTGCGTTTTGGAATTTTTATACAAGTTCTTTATGCAGATGTCTGATTTAATTTTGAGGCATATATGCCAGCAATATATATTGGGATTTTATTTTGTATTAGATTATTTTGTGTAATGAAATTCGATCAAAGAATGCATGCATGTTTGCAAACCCATTTCCttgaaagtttcaatcttttttttgttttatgcaCTCTCTTTTACAGTTTATACAGTTATACTacattttcatcttgcaagaaTTCATCAAACGCCATAACTGCGTCAAGCACCAGATAGCTATCCACGGACTGATAGAAAATGCACAAATTAATAATTGTCAAGTCATTAATTCTAGGATTGTAGTCTTTGTGTTTCAACCAAGTTCAAAAGCCAGGGACTGTAGTCACTAGCCAGTTACAGAATGAATCTCCTGGTTTTTGGATATTTTGACTAAACCGTGGCAATTGATACCAAGAAACAAAAGTTTTGGATGGGTGAAACCAATGTTATCGGCTGATTAAACCCATTGATTAAAAATAGCTAAACCAATCAAAGCAGAATTGCATATCAACTTCATGGCTAAATTGAGGCTAGCTGAACACCATCAGAAATGCATTAGAGACGCACATTGTTCCATAAGACATTGGCTGGTGATTAGTATTGAAAGGACATGGTGCCACTGCCACTGCCACCCCATCTCCATTAGAATTCATTTTCTTTGCCTTGCATATGCTTCATGAAATGAAAACTTCAATGCAAATCGTTCGATTATGTTTATGGTTCTTGTCTCGTTGTAGTAGATACTAGAGACTGCTCTCTACTGTTAATCCGCTTTATGGGCAGATGTTGGAGATTGAAGCTACGACCCACACATTAATGGGCCGCTAAGCCCAAAATGGTGTTAACCCTAGACTTCTCTGCTATATATATGGTCGCTCGTAAGAGTACTTTTCAAGCCGTCATCGAATGAGAGCTGGAAATAAGGGATGAGCAAAGCACAGATCTGAGGAAACTGTTGGTGTGGATGTTTATTCCTCTGCATCTGTGTCATGTTTATTCCTTGTTTTTCTTAGATAGGTTCattcaagagagagagagagagagagagagagtctgcaAGTGTTTGGTGTGAATGAGAAAGAGAAAGTAGTAAGGGGGAGAGAGAAGACTGGCAGGAAGTTATGGAATGGGGTTTTGGGAAAGAAGAACACCTCCCAGTAATACTGGGAAAGATCAGTTCTTTCCCACACCTCCCATTCCGTTAGTTCCTACTGTTCATCTCTATCCCTGCCTTCTATGTGAGCTCATGTTCTGCTGAAAGCCTGCAATAGTCTTCCTGATTTTTGGTTGGTTGGATTTGTCTTCTACATACATCTTTGATCTTTGGGTCTGTTTTATGGTTACTATCTTATGCATCTTTGGGTCCTTTACAGAATTACGTTACTTGATGATCTTTGAATTCCCAGTCATGTCAATGATTTGTCCAGTTCTTTGTTTGGAACCAAATTTTTGCATATCCATTCATAGAGAATAGAAGTTTAATTTATTGATTCTCAGGCCTACATGGTATATTGGGATCTCTGAGATCATGTTATAAATTGGATTGCTAACTGGAGAATTAGAAatttaaatgtttttttttcttggaattACAATTACAGAAGATGTGGAACTGTTTGAGAAAGAAAGTTATGTTGTAATAGTAATTGGGAAGCATGTATGTTTTTTTGTGAAGCTTGACCTATTGTCCTAACTCATGCAATACTTGTATAGAGTTGGAAATAATTACTATTTCTTTGTTTGTTGGGATGATACTTATTTTGATTTTGCCATTCTGAGCTCAAGTTCAATAGCCATTCATTTTCATTATTGATTAGTGCTTGTTAGGAGACATGAAAATTTACAATCACATCAATATTGGTATTAACTGGTATCAACTAGTAAGTTATGTACAATCTTGATGAAACAATGTGTGCCTATAAGAAACTACACGACCAAATTCAAATAGTTTTCTGGCTCTATACTCTTATTTGTTCCGTTGTTTGGCATCATCTAAGTCTtcatcctcctcttcctcatttTTGTACATGAACAGCATAGCAAATTAGCAATGCCCTCAAATTCCCTCTTTCTTGATATTGTGGGTTTGAGATGTGATAGAAATTGGTAAACTAGAGTTCCATAAGCGACGTTGTTCGCATTGACTATGTCATTGCTGGTTTGATGTCATGTATGCTGTCAATTGGTGCCTGATGTGCTCATGTCATTTACATGTTATGTGGAGCTCGAAGGATGGGCTGACTAATGGGAGTAATAGTCTTCAATCTTTTATTGAGAGGACCGTGAAGGCAGATGTTCTTCAGAGTTGGAAAATTATCAATCTTGAACTGAAAGAAAGGCTAATGAGGCTAATCAGCTAATGATATTGCCTGGGCAGGCCCCAAAGTTGCATGTTGATTGATTATTTATTTGAAGGCTTTGTACCAATTCTTTGCCGATTCAATGCAAGTTGTATAATATGTATCTCTAAAACTCTGATTGATGTTTCAACTGTGATCAAAAGCCAGGCCAGACTCTGATTGATGTTTCAACTGTGATCAAAAGCCAgtatgatcaaaattatacAATTTTTATTGGCTAAATTAAGAAAGGTAGTTTCTGTGCACAATTGTACTAACTATTGCGTGCCTTAAACTCCAGCTTCAAAAACTAATAATATATCTCatagacaaaagaaaaaagttacATAATATATCTCatagacaaaagaaaaaagttacaaaagaaaaaagttacATAATATATCTCatagacaaaagaaaaaagttacGGATCCAGCTCATCATTAAGTGGTGATATCTAATCCGTTTAACCTTTATAAACTCCATTGTTTTGCCTGCTACATACATTGTTTTGCCTGCTACATTTGTTCTATCCTCTAAAATGTACAATCAATTTACAATTGAGTACTATTCAAATCCTCATTTACATTAAACATTATTGAACTTATTAATTGTATTTTAAAAGTTATTTAGCGTTTAATTGTATTTTGAAAATTATTTACCATCGATGAATACTTCCTACTCTTTTTGTCAAGAAGAAAAATTCTGTTAATATAACGattgttttagttttcttcAATATCTTAATCAAACTTTTAACAAACAACAATTCAACAATTTTATTGGATATAACATAAAAGTAATGTACCAAAACATTGTATGCATTTTATAGTTTTTTATCATATGAGAGCGTTGCTAGCCCTTCACACCAAATTAAGCTAGAAAGAGAACATAATATGTGCCGATAAAAAACTACTCCATTTGGTGTGACATTGTGACAAGACTAGTCATCAGCTGGTTTGACAAATGAGGCCGAGTCTCAATTTGGAAAGAAAGCAGTAATGGACCGGTAGGTTAAGGCTTAAGCAGTAATTTACAAACCATAGACCTCTTCCTTATAAATTGGTAGGATCAAACCTGAAGGTGCCGTCTTTACAGGAGAGCTGGAAAGATGGGTGGGAATGGCAGGTGTCTTGAGCAAAGCTTTAGAAtggaggttagggaagaaaagGAATCAAACTCTCTTTCAACAAAGAAGAACAAGTTCATTCTTCCCTAGGCCTCTCATTCCTACATATTTGCTCAAGATTTCTCCCTTTCCCATTCCTTCTTTCTTTACTAAACAGATTCATCAACCCAAAAACGCAGCCTTTGAAAAAGTTATGAACTTGATGGTGTGAGAGAGAAGGGAAAAGAGTTAGGGGGAAAGGGAGGAGTGGCAGGAAGTTGAGGAGTGGAGTTCTGGGAAAGAAGACCATGGTTTTTTTCCGAAGTAATTTGGAAAAAATTGGTTCTTTCCGAGTCCTACCATTCCTTCATTTCCTGTCATGCATCTCTTTCCTGTCTTCTCttgcttttttttatttgttgcaTGGTGTTATTTGTCTGTCCTTTGTAATTTTGTATTGTGGAATGTTTgtagaaagttttttttttttttttttggcagatcCCAAcatattatgatttatgaagaAGCTTATTTTGATGGGGAACACAGTGGACTTGTTTGAAAAAGGCTCAAATGTATAGACTTTAAAGTGCTCGATGTATATTGCGATGCAGTTGTATCAGATTGTTTTGTCTAATGAAAATTAATGAGAGGTATCTTTACAAATCCAGAAGTTTCTCTGAAGTTTCAGTCTTTTTTCCTCGCACTATCCAATACTTTGTTTCAGATGCTCAGCTATGCTAATAATTGAAGCCTCTTAACTTTTGCATTTTGAACTAAAAGAAGCCAGGGATTAGCATACAACTAAGAGAATTCAGAATATATGTATTGCAAATGTGGAAATAATGTAGAAAGCAGAGTTCTATTTGTAATGGAAATTTTGGTATACCGTGTTGAATTTCTTGAGGACCATTAGGGATTGATCCAAGGACTTTACCTATCTCGAATAAGGAACTACAAACCATTTCAAACTAAGGAATCAGCAATGAAAAACAGACTTGAAGTTCATGTAAATTTGCCTGGGCATGGTTGGTTTATTACAGCAGAACAGCACACAAAGAAGCTAGATGAAATTAAATAGTAGAATCTCTCATCCTACTGCAGTGTGCCCTTCAAAAACTTAATCTTGATTTTGTTGAGTGTGCCTACCACTTCTTGCATACTTGTCCTCTCTTCCGGTGATTCAACGCAACAAGCTAGAGCCAATTTCATAATCAATGTTAAACAGTCCTTGCTAACAAAACCATAATCCTCCAATGTTCCAAGTATGTTGGCATCCACAACATCAACTAATGACTCTCGAAGCGAATTTGCAACCCATTGCCTTAAACTCATTTCCCCATCAAACATTTCATCTGTTGGCTTCCTTGTTGTGAAAGTCTCCAAAAGCACAATACCAAAACTGTATACATCTCCTCTTGTCGAAACAAATCCTTCCACTCGATACTCTGCACATTAGTAAAAATTCATGAAGGAATATGCTGAGGAGGAAAACGCGTGTTTTGTGTGGAAATTTAAAGAATAATTGATACATGAACTAGCAACAGTACATCACCTGGAGCCATATAGCCAATTGTGGCCAGGGTAATGGTTTGAGTTATGGAATCTCCTTCACCCAAGAGTTTTGCAATGCCAAAATCAGCAACATGTGCACCCATTTCATGGTCTAGTAGTATGTTGCTGGTGTAGAATAgctgtaaatcttatgtaattatgattcttatttatttaggttatcatgtaattataggaatgattgtttcctattaggattagactactcctcttgtccttgtatatatacccctttgtgggatgaatagaatcattattgaaaaccctaaatcaaagtattcttttctacttggtatcagagcaggttcaatcctttgaacttgcctgcatcctttgaatcctgaatcctgaatcccaaagcacaccacaaaccgctgcgtaccaccaccattaaAATCAAGTCATCCCTGAAttttttgaaaccctagaaaaaccaaacctgaaagaaaaaaaaccccaaATTCCTCCATGGCCGGACCTGCAATTGAAGGCGAACAGTCAAATCCTGAGAAGGCAATGGTGTCAGCCTCACCgatcatccatcaccactacACCACCCAACAAGACAATTCTGCTTTCCCCACAagtgttgtcttgaatgaatccaactacaccatatgggctcctcttatgcgaatgcgcattggagcacgagggaaggttggttatctgaccggagtaaaggctgaacccgccatgaattctgcagagtatgaagcttgggccacagacaatgaaaaggtgaaaagttggctaattgactccatggaatcctctctcatgaaccggtatattcgtcttcctactgcgaaagatatttgggaagctgtagagaaaaccttttatgatgattctgatgaaacccgaatctttgagttgaataaaaagtgttttgaagcaaagcAGAATGGAAGGCCCATTCCGACCTACTACAATGAGTTAGTGGCAATGTTCcaggagattgatcaaagggtggcctctcaacatgataatgttgcagctgtcgttcaagaaacttcagcaatgtcccggatgcgtgttcacttgtttttgagtggacttgACCCAGAGTATGATCAGGTGCGTGGAGAAATCCTATGCAAGGAGCCTAAATTCTCcttggagcagagctatgcttacattcgcaaggtgcaatcagagaaacaagctATGGGGCGTTCGGTACCTACCGAATCTTCTGTTATGGCCGTTCAACGCCGAccaggtcctcctccaggcttctcaggtccttctccacgccgtcctcatgacaaaccaaacccatacgcaaacaaaaaatgtgttgtctgtgGGGAAATAGGTCAtaccaaggagcggtgctatgaagtgattggctaccctgattggtgggacttcaccaggaAACAGCGAAAGAATACGGGCAAGGCGGctattgctactacagaggaagagcatctcgacaatgcctccgctaatgtagcgcagtcaggtatgaagggtaaggctactttgaataatacatggataattgatacaggtgcatctgatcatatgaccaatgaccctagtcttgtgaaaaaccttagacgttcctctcaaaatattgtctctactgctgatggtactccaactccggtcaccggagaaggttctattgttgtatctgataccttaacccttgaatctgtccttGTTGTTCcctcactagcttataatctcctatctgttggtCAGATTATTTTGgcacttgcatgtattgtgaccttctatccatgtttctgtgtgtttcaggacattctgactcggcggattcttggttatggtgttagaaggggaaaattatactacctggatctgacagagactggagaaaaccagaagcatcttttggggcaagctaatcaaattaatggggtagagaatgcaaaggaagcagtatggttatggcatcgccgtttaggtcatctatcttttagttatcttaagaagctgcaacctcatttgttttcggttgtcagtgatttggatttctattgtgacatttgtgaactggccaagagccaccgtatttcatattcaccaagtcttaataaaagtcctgttccttttatgaaaattcactctgatgtctggggtcctgcgaagattccttctctttctggagctcgatattatgtcacatttattgatgattgtactcgcatgacgtgggtgtcattactgaagaataagagtgaagtATTTGGGTTGTTTACCGAATTTTACAAAATGGTGAccactcagtatcaacaatccatcagagtgtttcaatctgacaatggtggagagtttgtgaatggccctatgatggaattttgccggtcacaggggattcgtcatcaaacctccaactcttatactcctcaacagaatggtttggcagaacggaagaacaggcagttgatggaagttgttcgggcttcattgtttggcatgaatgtacctcggtcttattggggagaagcagtgaagTCAGCCGCATACCTCATCAATCGTACTCCTTCCCGGgtaattgagtttcagaatcctcatcaacAGCTTCATACACTCTTGACCATCccctctatgcctaatttggaaccCCGAGTGTTTGGGTGCACTGCTTATGTTCATATACCAAAGCCACACCGGAGCAAACTTGATCCCCGTGCAACGAAGTGTATGTTTGTAGGTTATGCCGAGTTTCAGAAGGGCTACAGATGTTATGATCCACTCACTAATACAATACATATATCTCTTGATGTCTCATTCCGtgaatctgagccatattactcagggggagcttctcagtcttcccttcagggggagacaggttgtgaagggaatccttgttctattattgactttgatgtctttgaagacttggaaaatttggaggaacaatttgaaggtagaaattccgaaacagagaatgcgactgccgaacagagtgttgtgaattccgaaacagagaatgagactgccgaacagagtgttgtaacttccgaaacagagaatgcaactgccgaacagagcgttgtgaattccgagatagaagagacgacttttctggatagtttgaatcaaaatcaagatgtatctgaagctcacacacaagatattcccccttctacATCACCAACCGAAGATTCCactcagaatgatccacctcaggtacccctaaactttaatgagtcttctgggttagaaagtgtcgaacctaggaaatcacaaagggttaccaagggaattcctaagaaacaatatgaaccagatatcaaagccaaagctaaataccctatagctaattttatgtctaaccataggatttctgggtcacatgcacttgttgttcatcaattatctactgtatctattcctagtaacgtgcaggatgcattgatggatccaaaatggacaaaggcgaggaatgaagaattggaagctcttcaaaagaatgcaacatgggagctagtatctATGCCggctggaaagaagactgtaggatgtcgttgggtatttactgtgaagcttaatgcagatggaactattaatagatacaaggcgaggttggttgccaaaggatatacacaactctatgggattgattatgaggagacttttgcacctgtggcaaagattaatactgtccggattctaatctcacttgcagcaaacaaagattggcccttacaccagtttgatgtgaagaatgcgttccttaatgggaatttagaggaagaagtgtacatggatgtgcctcctggtgttaagaattacccaagtgaagttggcaaggtgtgtaagtTGAGGAAATCGTTGTATGGCCTAAAGCAATCTCCAAGAGCCTGGTTT harbors:
- the LOC133731318 gene encoding probable LRR receptor-like serine/threonine-protein kinase At3g47570; the encoded protein is MRDPSQCGRFGSVYKGTLSDGIDVAIKVYLQLQGAFKSFDIECEMLRNIRHRNPIKIISCCSQIDFKAMILECVPNRNLDKWLHSPNFSLNILQRLNIMIEVASALEYLHHSYEVPIVHCDLKPSNLQLFYTSNILLDHEMGAHVADFGIAKLLGEGDSITQTITLATIGYMAPEYRVEGFVSTRGDVYSFGIVLLETFTTRKPTDEMFDGEMSLRQWVANSLRESLVDVVDANILGTLEDYGFVSKDCLTLIMKLALACCVESPEERTSMQEVVGTLNKIKIKFLKGTLQ